A single Zonotrichia albicollis isolate bZonAlb1 chromosome 28, bZonAlb1.hap1, whole genome shotgun sequence DNA region contains:
- the SRSF3 gene encoding serine/arginine-rich splicing factor 3: MHRDSCPLDCKVYVGNLGNNGNKTELERAFGYYGPLRSVWVARNPPGFAFVEFEDPRDAADAVRELDGRTLCGCRVRVELSNGEKRSRNRGPPPSWGRRPRDDYRRRSPPPRRRSPRRRSFSRSRSRSLSRDRRRERSLSRERNHKPSRSFSRSRSRSRSNERK; encoded by the exons ATGCATCGTGACTCTTGTCCGCTGGACTGCAAGGTCTATGTGGGTAACCTTGGCAACAATGGCAACAAAACAGAATTAGAGCGAGCTTTTGGCTACTATGGACCACTGCGCAGTGTATGGGTGGCGAGAAATCCTCCTGGGTTTGCCTTTGTGGAGTTTGAAGATCCCCGAGATGCAGCTGATGCAGTAAGAGAGCTAGATGGAAG AACGCTGTGTGGCTGCCGTGTCCGCGTGGAGCTCTCCAACGGGGAGAAGCGGAGTCGGAACCGCGGCCCCCCTCCGTCGTGGGGCCGGCGCCCTCGGGATGACTATCGCAGGAGGAGTCCCCCTCCTCGGCGCAG ATCACCGCGAAGGAGAAGCTTCTCCCGGAGCCGCAGCAG GTCCCTCTCCAGAGACAGAAGAAGAGAGAGATCACTCTCACGGGAGAGGAACCACAAGCCCTCTCGCTCCTTCTCCAGGTCTCGCAG TCGCTCCAGGTCAAATGAGAGGAAATAG